The Vigna angularis cultivar LongXiaoDou No.4 chromosome 9, ASM1680809v1, whole genome shotgun sequence DNA window TCGGATCGGGAGACGTTCGTCCGCACGAACGTGGATTGAACAAAATGAGTTTTCGAAAAACCCTTCCACTCACCTGtaccactcatcttcttcctcagaacctcaactcttcatcttctccaacttctctctagaacatcccaaacttctctctactgtaacttaCCAAGCTTTTCTCCGAATTCtatttcagaaccgtaggaacgttcgtccagctgtgatcttccttttggaccgaacagaatttggatcggaactggtaagttctcgtcgttaaccgttcgtccttttggtttcatgcgaaccctagttctggttgcatgcttGTGTTATAGGTCTGagttgtttctgatttttttggtgttttagacTAAGTGGAAGTTGTTGAGTGAACCTGAGGGTAGAACGCTGTTAGAGGTCGAATCAAAACCTTGCatttgggagtacactgctatccaggtaaggggagcttaaTAATTTGATTCGTACGTATATGATTGTGTGCGAGCATGATGGAAAtggaatgtatgagatgtatgctgtgtttgagtatgcttgaacgatcgctgttatgcatgaatgaatatggtatgtgCTGGTTGATACATATGAATTAGATACTGGATGATTTTTGTATAGTATGATTTATTAAGATGAATTCTATATAGTATGAGAAGTAAATGATGAAAcgaaaattataagattatgaatcgtatgagaaatgttaagcttagatgaagatgaaaatctGAAATGTAATGATCCTgtcatatgataaaatacgttcgtcatcgtacggtcatataccgttcggtttctctgaaaatgatttagagtgaaattctttcatttggaaaggattctgtcttagaacgagcgtccccatttgaaatgctatttaagcgttcgtcttaagtagcgctcggtcttacactgagcgttcgtcctaatagcgctcggttttatACCAaacgttcgtcttaagtagcgctcggtcttacactgagcgttcgtcctaatattGCTCGGTTTTAtacttagcgttcgtcctaagaagtgtacggtcttataccgaacgctcgtccatatcTTTGATTccagaacgtacgtaaatagcATTTGTCTCAAATTTTCAGTAAATGAATATCCGCTtgcggtcattgactggcggtcgATCCTGTTAAACAATTGTCCTCAGAGTACTAAATAAATcgtcttgttgtatctttatccTTTTGAATTTAGTCTAaagtctttaaatttaaatttattccgaaatacttatattatatcgctatgagtcagttcattcaactgattctagCAAAAGTAACGTTCGTCATGTTCAAGCGTCAACCTTCTTATTTTGAAAGGAAACCCCACGGTCTCACTCctgacgttcgtccttgttgtgcagaggattgaacgctcgtctttttatggaagtggaacatagaatgaaaatgtaaataaaaggaagtattaaggtgtgcgaacactataagaagtgaaattatgattttggtatttgaatGAGCGTTCCATGGAGGGACGACTCTGatgtatattgaatattaaatttggtaaagtatgactgtggataagttaagactcgccgtccatcctgatgttccgtgaatactatcttcatgtagaggaagtatgtcatgtgtgggaacgacaggaggtccttagtccataagttaacatgggcgacgtaagaacggactgacctcaagtagcagctgtttggtgtatcccagttactacaccactcgggtgcaaggacgcttgtaactacacagactcatacagtccggacggtcggtctagtattgGTATActtatgttttggatgatgttatatatatatatatattgaagttatgtgtttgtttgaataGAAATGTTGAAGTGtgaatttaaattacttaagcttaccctttcgttttttcttgtgttgtcatcttgtatatgtacgttcgtcctgtccttgcaatgatcatccgtgtggatgtgagcagatggtggtgcgtcacttgaagaagtgctagaagaagaaaatttggaggacgcaaATCTGGTGGATGttgaagttaaagccgagccttagagcgctcgctcGTGTGTTTTAGTTTTGTTACGCTTACTttgtggacgttcggttatagtTTTGTAAAGCCGTTCGTCCTTGAACTCTTGTATGTTGAAGCGTTCGTTATTTCTGTATCTTTTGGCCGTTCGGCATTTATCGATCGTTCGAtttttgtaagactgcactgttttattagcttaatgtaattaattctgattatggtaattactatattttgggatgttacaaatagaattttgaaaatgtgtattaaataagaaaatccGAGTGAGAGGTTATTGGATGTTGATATGTCGTAAACAAGCAATCACATATGCAAATCCATTTTTGTTAGAGTAAATTTAATTCcagttaattatttaattattttattagtttataattatatttatatttatgtattaatttttataaatttataatttaattagataatttttaattattaaaaaataatttttataaattttttaaatttaatataaatattatagaaaaaataaaactgtaaAGATAATATGAAAGTGGTGAAGTGTGGGGGTGCATTGATATAGTGGTGGAGACCATTAATGAGATTGAATGAAATAGTTCgatattagtaaaaataaaaatagaaattaaaaatttatatataagtaaaagaaGAATGGAGAGGTGCAGGAAGGactgtgtggtggtggaggaagcacCTCTCTACTTTTCTCTCCTCCCAAATCCCTCTTGTGCTAGAAGGAGATGAGATGCATTCGGGTTATTTATATTGTTgggcttattttattttactttgtgCACTCCTATATTTTTTAACCCCTCATCTCctctgttttgttttgttttggttttgggctaatttttatattattttctgcACCCACGTTTTCCTACACACATCtcaccttttttattttattttttgattgaGTAGCCTTTTTACTTCCTGCACCATCCGATAACTCATACAACCCCATTccttttatgttatttttttaaagcttTTACTTTCAGCACCCCATGCTAACTTGTGCACCTCCACAGacccattttttattttaatttttcttacttatTGTAGTTTGGACCTCTGTTTTACTTTTTGCAACACCTGTTTTAACTTTTCATACGTCCATATTTAACCCAACACCTATTCACACATACaccactttttaaaaaatataaaaagtataatattacTTACATACATATAATGTTAAATcttttactaaaattttatattaaaccctgtattaaaatttaatatagacCAAAATTGTCCATTGATAAAATTACAAGACGGATTTGacgttaattttaatttatacgctcaatttgattgttttaccttaattcatcttaatttattcttctacAAGTAAATAGTCCTTTTAAAAAATTGGCTATAAATTCTGCCATCGTTTaaacaatagaaagatataacAGAAAAAGTTGAGACTCCACTCTCACTTGTATATtagacaaaaataacaaaattaaacgtaatataagaaataagaagctttaatttattattttaagctaatgattaaaattaataatataataatataatcataacaataataaaatcaatatctTAAAACTTTtaggttaaaaataattaatgagaCTAACTTGAATTTTTCAATTGAACAAATTTAACCTGCAAACAAATCTCAATCTTTTCATTAGCTCCATTTACACTATGCATATACAGAGACAAGGAATTGATGtagaagaaaaagtgaaaacaaaagtTCTTTGATGGGGCTCTAAGCTGTTGTTTCTAGCTTGTTCCTTTCAGTAGCTCTTATATAGCAGAAAACTGACACCAAGAATGTGGTGGCAAGACCTCCAAGAATGACTCCTGCTCCTGCTATGGACTTGTCAAATGAGTGGTGGTGCTGCCTCGTCAAATGAATCTGACCATGATGAGAACCCAAAACTCCATTTTCTGCTTCAATAGAAGTTCTTTCAATGCTCCCTTCAGAACCAGATTGcacatttttttcacttttcgGTGCTTCAGACGGCGCAGGACTTCTGCTATCAGAGGACCTGATTTCGTTACGTTGGTGCTTACCAAGTTTCCTTCCAATAGAGGGTTCAATTGTCTCTGATCTCTGGTCACCAGGACTCTGAGCAGGAGGGTTTGAAGATAATGTTGAAggagattgaaaattaatttgagGTTGGTTTGCAGCATTGGTTAGACTCAAAAGGGTATTTGCTAAACAAAAGCACACCAAAAGAAACTTTGCCATTGCTGTAGATTTCTCAAGATGTTTAGGCTTGAGGCTATGGAGAAGAACATGTTTCTTGGGTTGGTTATATAGCTATATAATGAGATCCTACAATCGTGTGGTTTGGCAGAAATTTCCTGTTGGATTCTGACAAATAATTTATGtacagtttttttatatttcttttatgtggTGTTGTCTGAGGGAGAGGAGAAATTAAACTACATGTGGAGACACAACAGGGAACAAGATGTCACTGATGTTTATAGACAGAGTTGTGATACAATTGGATTccataattataaaaatcagAGCCTAGTTTCTGCAAAAATTTTCATGCTCGGGAAGATGATGGGAAGTTGCTTAGTTTGCAATTAAAGAGCCTGATTTTTAAAGGTCTTTGTTTTCCATGTCACGTGAAGAAACATCCTACGCCAGCATGGGAAGTTCATTTCATGCAGAcaccaaaaaaattatatgttttgtttttactattttcaatATATTGAATCTGCTTTAAAAGTAGCAATGAAAAAtgccacttttttttttcttgacaGTATTAAGAGGGTAAAAGCCCCAAATGCAGAAATGCTCACAAATTTTTGAAGTGATGTTAAAAGTTGGTTAAATTAtacttttcttataatttttttaaggaaaatctTATgtagttttctttattttcatgcATCTTGATTTGACATTTGTTATATgtcaattttatgatttttttaattttttttaaaaataaaagtttgtcaTAAATTAGTATCATATATATAATGGTGTGATTTAATCGTAATTACGGTGGGTATTACGTGTTAATGTcatgttaaatatattgttttaatattaatttattttttgaatttgttattttaattatattaaatttttttaaattaagtaatttcattttcattgagacaaaaatttaattttaatataaatattatatttgatatttttacaaaaatttaagtttttatttaataattttaagaaaattaagtttatttaaatttatattttatatttaattttgtttaaaattattttaaaatataaattctaataaatttgtttaaaaaatttataattaaaattataaaattgttatttctAAGCCAagtctaatatatatatatatatatatatatatatatatatatatatatatatatatatatatatatataattgaattttatatattttaaaaatatataactatttgaaatataaaataaaataaaataataataataataataaagtttaattGAAATGTGAATTTTTAAACGATGACACTCCCTCTTCAATATTTCCTACTTTAaaagaacatattttaaaagtatttgataaaatataaaggaagtAAAAAATGTGTATATAAAGATATTGTAAGTATTTTTAAACAgcaaaaatgtataaaaatagttcaaattcaggtttttttcaaaaaatgtattgttttaattttcaggaaatttatttaaattggtaACAGGGATGCGAAAATTCGAGAGAAATTATTTTAGGATTTTTTACgtttcaattcttttaaaatgtttttatttaaaagaattacaaatttagttttagtttatatgggacataaatttgaaaacaaattttaaataaatttaatataaaatttcattttaaataactttaatcttataaaaaatatttaataaaaatatcattaataaaaatatcaattttaatatagatattaatataatatttatataaaaattaaatttggtattaatttgagaaaagaagaaattattgaattttaaaaaaagtgaaactgaatagaatcaaaataataaatttaaggaCCAAATTGATATTAAGACAATGAAACTTGACATAACATTGACATGTGGTACTATAATTGCCACATTTCATTCTCATTGTCACGTGACAAGATGCTAACTTGACACAtgataagtttttattattttttttaaactaaaaacacACATATTGACATGTTAATACATTATGAATGGAAAGGATCTTATTGCatcaaaatttctaaaataaagaccgaattgaaatatataaaataagaaacttaacaGAGATTTTTCTATGAAATAAGGGAAAAACACATAATTTAACCCTAAAAGTTAAACTATAGTACATAAGTTCCCCTATCTCGGAGAATACAAATTAAATGGTGTACTTAGAGATACATGAATGCAAATGCATCACATGACGCACAAATACAATTAGAATAATTTTGACACAAAGTAGGTTTATTCAAGTGAAAGTATATTAGAGCTATAAGATTGGCTTATTGATAAAATTGTAAGAAAATGTGCGAGTGGTTTTAGATTCAATTCTTCCTATATTTCCAAATACTAACAATTAATAATACcgataaaaaataagtttattgagAATTAcacttataattttaatgaactATCTAAACTTGACTTTTGGATTCTTCTAATGGGACTAATGAACAGTTCATTTTTTAATCTAAGTTAGAGTATTTAATTTAGGATTCCACGatcaataaaagaattatttgtaaattatttatatcCTAAAtcagttttataaatatatctaaTTCATTGTATTGCctttttatcaatattaattaacaaTTCTTGCATGCTTACAACAAATTGATCTTCAGACAGCCTTACATAATCTTAGAATCTTAACACTTAGAAATCTTAACTTGCTTGCAATAACGCATATGATAATGTGAAGACAAAGATAATATATGTTTGAACAATAAATATTGCAATGTAAACAATGCCAAAATTGTAAAATGACGAGAAAATAAATAGACTAGAAAGTTAAAGATGCAAGAAAGTAAATGTAAGGAAATAAATTACCTAGGATAAAACAAGACTGATAAAAGAAGTCAATTAAAATGGTAACCAAATTGCTACAATCTTTATTGGTGTTGCCAATATCCTGCTCGCAGTGTTCTCAAAGTGTTTTTGTTGTAAATACAATTTACCATCCCGTTTTCTCCACAAATAACCGATTTATATTTCCTATCCCTTTTGACagttaattcaaataaaattaaaaagaaaattacaaaaatgattAGGATAATTGTCTAAAATCACGTTTGCATCAATTATTGTCCATTAAGTCACGCTTTGCAACGGTTGATTCCATTGAATGATTTTATTGATAAACTTTGACTTTTCCTCCTTTTTATCATCTTCTGACTCATTGTTTTTCCTTAGGAccatttctaaatattttatataataattcatttCTTGATATTCTATGTAGTTATCCTTTCATTGTGTTAAGAGAAGATCGTCTAGAGAAGCTAAAATGTTTAGCAActcatgttttaaagtttaacataaaataattaacaaaatattgtttattgagTAAAACATCTAAAGATTGCACTTGCTAAGAATAACGTTGAACAAAATATGTTCCTTGAGTCTTGTAAGAACTAACTCCATGATtttagctctgataccaattgaaCTACCTAAAAAACACTCGAAGGGGAGGCGGGGATTGAAtagttttaattgaaaaattttCGTAACCCTTCAAATATAGCATGTTATCGAGCTtcaagatttttcttttaaacgcTTAGACGCTCGACTtgataaatattgataaatgaTAGTTGTGTTTATCGTGTTATTCAGAATGTATACTGCAACATTTTGTAAGAActtcttttatgaaaaataattgtttaactGGGAAGATTCttgtatttgaaaataaaacacaactgCAGGTTTTTATGAGAGGATCgtttagaaaagagaagagataattgcccaaatatttttatacttgtttacTCCAACTGAGTTACGTCCAATCTCTTCCATAGAATGTTTCACTATATTCTTCATAAG harbors:
- the LOC128194078 gene encoding uncharacterized protein LOC128194078 — encoded protein: MAKFLLVCFCLANTLLSLTNAANQPQINFQSPSTLSSNPPAQSPGDQRSETIEPSIGRKLGKHQRNEIRSSDSRSPAPSEAPKSEKNVQSGSEGSIERTSIEAENGVLGSHHGQIHLTRQHHHSFDKSIAGAGVILGGLATTFLVSVFCYIRATERNKLETTA